Proteins from one Triticum aestivum cultivar Chinese Spring chromosome 7A, IWGSC CS RefSeq v2.1, whole genome shotgun sequence genomic window:
- the LOC123150333 gene encoding protein FAR1-RELATED SEQUENCE 5 isoform X1, with protein sequence MLREVTEDDPSGRFADLMDSVDVRLETGNVDLDDNRASRMENRYTALDDKVGWVTRNRKVAMPDERATSAERVTALETALTGFAERKTDTVVTPSVGLTFDSIIEAYDFYNLYSWETGFGIRYAKSRTNVKGTRCMQEFVCCCSGKPKEANSTSSRCQCQAMIRLLRIDDDGWYINEFRSSHNHSMLNTCAEKLHFPSYRHIDKYTREIVSQLRENNVNLSKVYNILATFFGRVENVPFTKRCLRTLCGKLSREQADDDVQKTMAIFSELKVQDGEFTYNVQVDDESRIRTLMWTNGRSKKQYHHFGDVVTFDITYKTNLYDMPFGIFVGVNNHFQSVLYAGVLMRDEKVDTFKWIFDEFVKMMGGKRPITILTDQARAMEVAIEEIYPDATHRWCKWHILKKAKESLGSNYTKKSDFRAEFHKLVHEMLTIEEFEDGWAALLEKYSLTKNTYLTQIYETRQKWAKPYFAGKFCARQTSTGRSESANHMLKQYVPPSCSMNLFVKQYNKLQFDREQEEGFQEKRTRLSGAVLKVNTPLEVHASKIYTRKMFEIFGGILYESGSYDVEEIIPKQKYMVTHVKAEKREKWFKCRYEVNVLDNLGYFSCICSLFEHMGIVCCHSLQVSKVAILHLGISSHLQYLNKRETDYLGFFIMHM encoded by the exons ATGCTGCGAGAGGTTACCGAGGATGACCCCAGTGGCAGATTTGCGGATTTGATGGATTCTGTTGACGTTAGGTTAGAAACAGGCAATGTGGATCTAGATGACAATAGGGCTTCGAGGATGGAGAATAGATATACGGCTCTTGATGACAAAGTTGGATGGGTTACAAG GAACAGGAAGGTGGCAATGCCAGATGAGAGAGCAACAAGTGCTGAAAGGGTGACAGCCCTGGAAACAGCACTCACAGGATTTGCCGAAAGAAAAACAGACACGGTGGTGACACCATCGGTTGGGCTGACTTTTGACTCTATAATCGAGGCCTATGATTTTTACAATCTTTATTCCTGGGAGACAGGGTTTGGCATCAGATATGCAAAGAGCAGAACCAATGTCAAAGGAACGAGATGCATGCAGGAGTTTGTGTGTTGCTGCTCG GGCAAGCCAAAAGAGGCGAACTCAACATCATCACGGTGTCAATGCCAAGCCATGATAAGACTCTTGCGTATAGATGACGATGGCTGGTACATCAACGAATTCAGGTCCAGCCACAATCACTCGATGTTGAACACATGTGCTGAGAAACTCCACTTCCCTTCATATAGGCATATTGACAAATATACGAGAGAGATAGTATCTCAACTTAGAGAGAATAATGTGAACCTGAGCAAAGTTTACAACATTCTTGCAACTTTTTTTGGAAGGGTAGAAAACGTTCCGTTCACCAAAAGATGCTTGAGGACACTGTGTGGGAAGCTGAGTAGGGAGCAGGCGGACGATGATGTACAGAAGACTATGGCCATCTTTTCAGAATTGAAAGTCCAAGACGGCGAGTTTACTTACAATGTGCAGGTAGACGATGAAAGTAGGATACGCACTCTCATGTGGACAAATGGGCGTAGCAAAAAACAATACCATCACTTTGGCGATGTGGTcacattcgacataacatacaagacCAATCTATACGATATGCCATTCGGAATTTTTGTTGGCGTGAACAACCACTTCCAGAGTGTGTTGTATGCTGGTGTGCTCATGCGAGATGAGAAGGTCGACACTTTCAAATGGATTTTTGATGAGTTTGTGAAGATGATGGGAGGGAAAAGACCAATTACAATTTTGACAG ACCAAGCCAGGGCGATGGAAGTCGCTATTGAGGAAATATATCCAGATGCAACACACAGATGGTGCAAGTGGCACATCCTGAAGAAGGCCAAAGAGAGCCTGGGGTCTAATTACACAAAGAAGTCTGATTTCAGGGCAGAATTCCACAAGTTGGTCCACGAGATGCTCACCATCGAGGAGTTCGAGGACGGGTGGGCAGCGTTGCTTGAGAAGTACTCACTGACTAAGAACACATACCTGACGCAAATTTACGAAACAAGGCAGAAATGGGCCAAACCATATTTTGCAGGAAAATTCTGTGCCAGGCAAACCAGTACTGGAAGGAGTGAGAGCGCAAATCACATGTTGAAACAATATGTTCCACCTTCTTGCTCAATGAATCTTTTTGTCAAGCAATATAACAAGCTACAGTTTGACCGTGAACAAGAAGAAGGGTTCCAGGAGAAACGAACCAGGCTG AGTGGAGCTGTCTTGAAGGTCAACACCCCACTAGAAGTGCACGCTAGCAAGATTTACACCAGGAAGATGTTTGAGATTTTTGGAGGAATATTGTATGAATCCGGAAGCTATGATGTAGAAGAGATCATACCAAAGCAGAAATACATGGTGACCCACGTCAAGGCTGAAAAGCGAGAGAAATGGTTCAAATGCCGATATGAGGTCAATGTGCTTGATAATCTGGGGTATTTCTCGTGCATATGCAGCCTGTTCGAGCACATGGGTATTGTCTGCTGTCACTCGCTGCAAGTTAGCAAGGTGGCAATTCTACACCTAGGGATTTCATCTCACCTCCAATATCTGAATAAGCGGGAAACTGACTACCTGGGTTTTTTTATCATGCATATGTAG
- the LOC123150333 gene encoding protein FAR1-RELATED SEQUENCE 5 isoform X2: MLREVTEDDPSGRFADLMDSVDVRLETGNVDLDDNRASRMENRYTALDDKVGWVTRNRKVAMPDERATSAERVTALETALTGFAERKTDTVVTPSVGLTFDSIIEAYDFYNLYSWETGFGIRYAKSRTNVKGTRCMQEFVCCCSGKPKEANSTSSRCQCQAMIRLLRIDDDGWYINEFRVENVPFTKRCLRTLCGKLSREQADDDVQKTMAIFSELKVQDGEFTYNVQVDDESRIRTLMWTNGRSKKQYHHFGDVVTFDITYKTNLYDMPFGIFVGVNNHFQSVLYAGVLMRDEKVDTFKWIFDEFVKMMGGKRPITILTDQARAMEVAIEEIYPDATHRWCKWHILKKAKESLGSNYTKKSDFRAEFHKLVHEMLTIEEFEDGWAALLEKYSLTKNTYLTQIYETRQKWAKPYFAGKFCARQTSTGRSESANHMLKQYVPPSCSMNLFVKQYNKLQFDREQEEGFQEKRTRLSGAVLKVNTPLEVHASKIYTRKMFEIFGGILYESGSYDVEEIIPKQKYMVTHVKAEKREKWFKCRYEVNVLDNLGYFSCICSLFEHMGIVCCHSLQVSKVAILHLGISSHLQYLNKRETDYLGFFIMHM, encoded by the exons ATGCTGCGAGAGGTTACCGAGGATGACCCCAGTGGCAGATTTGCGGATTTGATGGATTCTGTTGACGTTAGGTTAGAAACAGGCAATGTGGATCTAGATGACAATAGGGCTTCGAGGATGGAGAATAGATATACGGCTCTTGATGACAAAGTTGGATGGGTTACAAG GAACAGGAAGGTGGCAATGCCAGATGAGAGAGCAACAAGTGCTGAAAGGGTGACAGCCCTGGAAACAGCACTCACAGGATTTGCCGAAAGAAAAACAGACACGGTGGTGACACCATCGGTTGGGCTGACTTTTGACTCTATAATCGAGGCCTATGATTTTTACAATCTTTATTCCTGGGAGACAGGGTTTGGCATCAGATATGCAAAGAGCAGAACCAATGTCAAAGGAACGAGATGCATGCAGGAGTTTGTGTGTTGCTGCTCG GGCAAGCCAAAAGAGGCGAACTCAACATCATCACGGTGTCAATGCCAAGCCATGATAAGACTCTTGCGTATAGATGACGATGGCTGGTACATCAACGAATTCAG GGTAGAAAACGTTCCGTTCACCAAAAGATGCTTGAGGACACTGTGTGGGAAGCTGAGTAGGGAGCAGGCGGACGATGATGTACAGAAGACTATGGCCATCTTTTCAGAATTGAAAGTCCAAGACGGCGAGTTTACTTACAATGTGCAGGTAGACGATGAAAGTAGGATACGCACTCTCATGTGGACAAATGGGCGTAGCAAAAAACAATACCATCACTTTGGCGATGTGGTcacattcgacataacatacaagacCAATCTATACGATATGCCATTCGGAATTTTTGTTGGCGTGAACAACCACTTCCAGAGTGTGTTGTATGCTGGTGTGCTCATGCGAGATGAGAAGGTCGACACTTTCAAATGGATTTTTGATGAGTTTGTGAAGATGATGGGAGGGAAAAGACCAATTACAATTTTGACAG ACCAAGCCAGGGCGATGGAAGTCGCTATTGAGGAAATATATCCAGATGCAACACACAGATGGTGCAAGTGGCACATCCTGAAGAAGGCCAAAGAGAGCCTGGGGTCTAATTACACAAAGAAGTCTGATTTCAGGGCAGAATTCCACAAGTTGGTCCACGAGATGCTCACCATCGAGGAGTTCGAGGACGGGTGGGCAGCGTTGCTTGAGAAGTACTCACTGACTAAGAACACATACCTGACGCAAATTTACGAAACAAGGCAGAAATGGGCCAAACCATATTTTGCAGGAAAATTCTGTGCCAGGCAAACCAGTACTGGAAGGAGTGAGAGCGCAAATCACATGTTGAAACAATATGTTCCACCTTCTTGCTCAATGAATCTTTTTGTCAAGCAATATAACAAGCTACAGTTTGACCGTGAACAAGAAGAAGGGTTCCAGGAGAAACGAACCAGGCTG AGTGGAGCTGTCTTGAAGGTCAACACCCCACTAGAAGTGCACGCTAGCAAGATTTACACCAGGAAGATGTTTGAGATTTTTGGAGGAATATTGTATGAATCCGGAAGCTATGATGTAGAAGAGATCATACCAAAGCAGAAATACATGGTGACCCACGTCAAGGCTGAAAAGCGAGAGAAATGGTTCAAATGCCGATATGAGGTCAATGTGCTTGATAATCTGGGGTATTTCTCGTGCATATGCAGCCTGTTCGAGCACATGGGTATTGTCTGCTGTCACTCGCTGCAAGTTAGCAAGGTGGCAATTCTACACCTAGGGATTTCATCTCACCTCCAATATCTGAATAAGCGGGAAACTGACTACCTGGGTTTTTTTATCATGCATATGTAG